A window of Variovorax sp. HW608 genomic DNA:
GCGAGCGAGCTGGCACCCATCTGCCGCGCGCGGCAGGTGCAGTCTTTGCTTGGTCCAATCCCTTTCATTCACTGGAGTCAGATCCTTGAGCAACTTCACGACCCGCGCCGCGATTCGCGCGTTCCTGGCGGGCATCGGCACGATCGCGGGCCTCGTCGTCGGCGCCGGCGGCGCCGATGCGCAGGAATTGGCGCGGCCCACATCCTTCTTCGTCCAGCTGGGCAACGCCAACAGCACCAACAGTGTCACGGGTGGCCTCGACTGGGACTGGGACCGAAAGTGGGACCTCGGATCGGGGCAGCTCAGCGGCTACTACGAAGGCTTCCTTTCCGTGTGGTCGTATCCCGATGGGACCGCCCCGGGTCACACGCAGCTCGCCCAGGTGGGCTTGACGCCGGTGTTCCGCTGGACGCCTTCGCATGGCGCGTCGCCATGGTTCGTCGAAGGCGGCATCGGCCTGACCCTGACCTCGAAGCTCTATCAGCCCGTAGGCAAGCGGTTCTCGACCGCTTTCAATTTCGGCGACCAGATCGCCGTGGGGCGCCGCTTCGGCGACGAGGGCCGGCATGAGGTCTCGCTGCGGCTGCAGCACTTCTCGAACGGCGCGATCAAGCATCCCAATCCGGGCGAGAACTTCTGCGAAGTCCGGTACGCGTATCGCTTCCAGTGACTGCCGCACAGTGCCCACGAAGACCGCGACCCCCGCAAGTCATTGCCATTCCTGCGCCATCCGCCATGCATGCGTGCTGGGCCAGCTCGGAGAGGCAGAGCGCGCCCTGATCCAGCCGCAGATTCGCCAGTGCATCCTCCACCGCGGCGATGTGCTCGTCGAGGAGGGCAAGGTCACGCGCGTCGTGCGCATCCTCAAGCTGGGGATGGCCTTTGCCTACCGCCGCGGCCTGGACGGCCGTTCACGGCCGATCGGGATGCTCCACCGTGGCAATGCGCTCGGGATCTTCGGCATGTTCGACAACCCGAACCAGGCCTCGGGTGTCGCCCTGACCACTGTCCTCGTCTGCGAGGTTCCGATCGATGCCTTGCGCGAGATGAGCGCGTCCAGGACGGCGCTGCTCGTCCATCTGGTGCGAGCGCTCATCGGGAACTTCGCCGCCATGGCCGCCTGGTCGGAAGCCATGAGGCTGTCGGGCGTGACGAACCAGCTCGCCTACGTCGTCCTGCTGCTGGCGGATGCGAGCAAGTCCCCGGTGGTGGAACTCCCGAGCCATTCGGACCTGGCCGAGATGCTGGGCACCCGGCGCGAAACGATCGCACGTGCCCTGGCCACGCTCGACGACGAAGGCAGCATCCGCCGGCTGGAGCGAAAGCGCTGCGAGGTCCATCGCGGCCGGCTGCTCGCGCGCCTCGCGCAAGGGCGCGACGACGAACCCAAGTGATGTTTTCAGGCACGTGCCCCGAGGGCCCGCTGCGCGATCCGTCACTTTCGATGTGGATAGTCTTCAAAACAGGAGGTCACCCTGTTGATGGTTGACGAGCGTGCTTGCATAAAGACGTGGAATTGATCTAGGCGATCGACTACGCCCCACGTCGGCAAGACTGCCGCCGTGGCTTTTGACGAGCACCCAGGAAAGGGTCGAATGCGCGACAACCAGCCAGTGACACAAAAAGAGTTCGATTATCCCGATGACGCGACCCTGATGTCCGTCACCGATACGCAGAGCCATATCGGCTACGCCAACGCGGCGTTCATCGCCGTCAGCGGATTCGAGCGCAATGAGATCCTGGGGCAGCCGCACAACCTCGTGCGTCACCCCGACATGCCCCGTGAAGCCTTCTCGGACATGTGGAAGACCCTGAAGGGCGGGCAATCGTGGTCTGCGCTGGTGAAGAACCGGCGCAAGAACGGCGACCACTACTGGGTGCGCGCCAACGCGACACCGGTGCGTCGCGATGGCCAGGTCGTCGGGTACATGTCGGTCCGGACCAAGCCCACGCGTGCCGAGGTCGAGAGCGCCGAGGCACTGCATCGTGACTTTCGCGAGGGCAAGGCGGGCGGACGAGGATTCCACAAGGGCCTGCTCGTGAAAACAGGCCTCGTGTCACGGCTCCTGTCGCTGCAGACCCTGTCGCTGCGGTGGCGAATCCGGTGGGGCTCGCTCGCCAGCGCGGCCATCCTGCTCGTCGCGTGTGCCGCGGCAGGGCTGGACGCCGCATCCCTCGGCGTCGTGGCTGCGGCCGCGGTGCTGGCTTCCCTCGTCTCGGCCCTGTGGCTCGAGTCGCAGATCGCGGCACCGCTCGCGACGGTCCTGCGGGTGGCGCAAAAGGCCGCCGAAGGGAACCCCGAGCGCAACGTGAGCCTCGACCGGGTGGACGACATCGGCCTGCTGCTGCGAGCGGTCAACCAATGCGCGCTGAACCTTCGCTCGCTGCTCGACGACGTGAGCGAGCAGGCCAGGGGCGTGCATGCGGGCGCGGTGGAGATCGCCTCGGGCAACAACGACCTGCGTTCCCGCACCGAGCAGAGCGCGGGCAGCCTGGAAGAGACCGCGGCCTCCATGGAGCAGTTGGGAGCGACCGTCATGCAGAACACCGAGAGTGCCCGGCAGGCCAATCAGCTGGCGCTCGGCGCTTCCACCATCGCCATCCGGGCCGGGCAGGTGGTCAGCGAAGTCGTCGAGACAATGAACCGTATCCACGAGAGTTCGACCCGGATCGCCGACATCATCGGTGTCATCGACGGCATCGCGTTCCAGACCAATATCCTGGCGCTCAACGCGGCCGTGGAAGCGGCACGGGCTGGCGAACAAGGACGCGGCTTCGCGGTGGTCGCCGCCGAGGTGCGCAGCCTCGCCGGCCGCTCGGCCGAGGCGGCGAAGGAGATCAAGAAACTGATCGGTGCCAGCGTCGAACGCGTGGCGCAAGGCACGGAGCTCGTCGACCGGGCGGGAACCACGATGGGCGAGATGGTCGCCTCGATCAGGCGGGTCACGGACATCGTGGGCGAAATCAGCACGGCCAGCGTCGAACAGAGCGCCGGCGTGGCGCAGGTCGGCGAGGCGGTCAGCCAGCTGGAGCAGGCCACGCAGAAGAACGCGGCGCTCGTGCAGCAGAGTGCCGCCGCTTCCGAGAGCCTGCAGCAGCAGGCGCAACGCCTGCTGGACGCGGTCGCTGCCTTCGAGCAGGCGCCGCCCGCCGAGGCCGGCGAGAGACCGGAGACGGTACAGGCGACGGCCCGGCCTGCAGGCGAGATCGAGTTGGTCGGCTCGTTCGCGCGTTGACATGACGGCCGCCAAGAAGGACCTGATTCGCGAGGCGGTGGAGGCCATCGAGCGAGCGATTGCACTGCATCTGGTCGATGAAGTCGCAGAGCGGCCAGCAAGGACGCAGGAACGCTCCCGTCCGGAATGGAGCGCGCTTCGCCTGAGCCTGTCCTCGTCGATCCACTCGCTCAACATCAGCCTCTCGCTGCTTCGGCTGGAGGATCTGCACTCGCCCGCCGATCGGCTGGCCCTACGCAATAAGTTGGTGGACGACGCGAAGGCCGCAGGCCGTGAGGCCTATCAGTCGGTACTCAGCTTGTGCGACTACGCCCCGAACTAGGACACACATGAAAGTACATGATGAGCAGGCGATTGCATGGGCGGTCGGACTCGACTCTCTGACGGTGATGGCGTTGGAAGCCTATGGCGCTACATCAATGGATGCAGTAAGAGACGCGATCCAGAACAATGTGAACATCCCTGGCATCAGCCACGCGCGAAGGGCCAAGATCCGCCAGTGGCTCGGTATGCCGAGGGAGCCCATGCTGGGTTCGCATCTCACGAACACCAACACCATCGCGCGAGCAATCCTGACGCTCGAGCGCAATGGCTATAAGGTCGTACCGCCGATTTCTGCTGAGAATACCTGAGGCCATGAGCCCGGCTTCGCCTCCCTCTTGGTGGGCAGGCCACGAAAAGGGGGCCGTCGCAGCACAGTGGCGCCTATGCCAAGCGATCGGATTCCCGCACGATTTGCCTGTGCACGCCAGGGATTGCCAGTTCTCGGCCAATCATCGCCCGTGCATACAGGTAGTTGTCGCGCGTCCGATCGCTCATGCGATCCATGTCGACGAATCCTTGCCGGTCGCAGTCGAACGCGAATGCCCGACCGCTGTGGGACAGGGACTGGAAACGCAGGTCGTGCCTGCGCACGCCCAGAAAGCCACCGGCGCCCAGAATGGCGTAGGGGAGATGGATGCGTTCGGCGCGACGATGACGTCATCGACCCGGCCCACGGTCTCGCCGTTCTCGTTGAGGACGATT
This region includes:
- a CDS encoding methyl-accepting chemotaxis protein, translating into MRDNQPVTQKEFDYPDDATLMSVTDTQSHIGYANAAFIAVSGFERNEILGQPHNLVRHPDMPREAFSDMWKTLKGGQSWSALVKNRRKNGDHYWVRANATPVRRDGQVVGYMSVRTKPTRAEVESAEALHRDFREGKAGGRGFHKGLLVKTGLVSRLLSLQTLSLRWRIRWGSLASAAILLVACAAAGLDAASLGVVAAAAVLASLVSALWLESQIAAPLATVLRVAQKAAEGNPERNVSLDRVDDIGLLLRAVNQCALNLRSLLDDVSEQARGVHAGAVEIASGNNDLRSRTEQSAGSLEETAASMEQLGATVMQNTESARQANQLALGASTIAIRAGQVVSEVVETMNRIHESSTRIADIIGVIDGIAFQTNILALNAAVEAARAGEQGRGFAVVAAEVRSLAGRSAEAAKEIKKLIGASVERVAQGTELVDRAGTTMGEMVASIRRVTDIVGEISTASVEQSAGVAQVGEAVSQLEQATQKNAALVQQSAAASESLQQQAQRLLDAVAAFEQAPPAEAGERPETVQATARPAGEIELVGSFAR
- a CDS encoding acyloxyacyl hydrolase translates to MSNFTTRAAIRAFLAGIGTIAGLVVGAGGADAQELARPTSFFVQLGNANSTNSVTGGLDWDWDRKWDLGSGQLSGYYEGFLSVWSYPDGTAPGHTQLAQVGLTPVFRWTPSHGASPWFVEGGIGLTLTSKLYQPVGKRFSTAFNFGDQIAVGRRFGDEGRHEVSLRLQHFSNGAIKHPNPGENFCEVRYAYRFQ
- a CDS encoding Crp/Fnr family transcriptional regulator; translated protein: MPTKTATPASHCHSCAIRHACVLGQLGEAERALIQPQIRQCILHRGDVLVEEGKVTRVVRILKLGMAFAYRRGLDGRSRPIGMLHRGNALGIFGMFDNPNQASGVALTTVLVCEVPIDALREMSASRTALLVHLVRALIGNFAAMAAWSEAMRLSGVTNQLAYVVLLLADASKSPVVELPSHSDLAEMLGTRRETIARALATLDDEGSIRRLERKRCEVHRGRLLARLAQGRDDEPK